Proteins from one Ranitomeya variabilis isolate aRanVar5 chromosome 1, aRanVar5.hap1, whole genome shotgun sequence genomic window:
- the LOC143793581 gene encoding gastrula zinc finger protein XlCGF66.1-like encodes MTPRMDEDRDETTRRLFRFALEIVSLLSGEDYTIVRKTPGGGVTPIIHLQESGGRSPGPITEPPPHSLLHERNKKVLELSNKMIELLSGEVPIRCQDVAVYLSMEEWEYLEGHQDRYQDVMMEELRPLTPRGEK; translated from the exons atgaccccgaggatggacgaggacagggatgagaccaccagaagattattccgcttcgccctggagatcgtctccctgctgagcggagag gattacacaatagtgaggaagacaccggggggcggtgtgactcccatcatccatctccaggagtcaggagggcggagcccgggccccatcacagagcctcccccgcactccctgctacatgagaggaacaagaaggtcctggagctcagcaacaagatgattgagctgctgagcggagag gttcctataaggtgtcaggacgtcgctgtctatctctccatggaggagtgggagtatctagaaggacaccaggatcggtaccaggacgtgatgatggaggagctccggcctcttacaccacgaggtgagaaGTGA